Part of the Panthera uncia isolate 11264 chromosome F2, Puncia_PCG_1.0, whole genome shotgun sequence genome, gtcacatgttctaccaactgagccagccaggcacatcATCCCttaactcaatttttaaattaatcactCTGGATTTTCACCTACACACTGTCCCTGAATGGTGCTCATTTCAAAAGATAATTTTGTGTCTAAGTTATGAgtttaatacattttcattatgtTGATAGGAGTATATAACCTTTATCTATAAAACTGCTTCTGTGGGGAAAACAGGGGTATTCTGAATTTCAGATCAATTTagaaacccattttttaaaaactctacttTGGTTGGTTCTTTCACTCAACAATTATTGCTTTTCATTAGTATCAGACACTGTTGTAGGCCCACgtgaacaaaagaaagacacCTGACCCCATGGAGTTAAAACATTCTGGAGAGGAGAGACAGTTAAACAATATACCGAAGAAATAACCGTGTAGTGCGTTGGAAGGCAATAAATCccaaggaataaagaaaaaacagtgcAGGGTATGAGGGATGGGGATGCGTGGCAATTTTAAACAGGATGGTTACGGAGAAGATTACACTTAAGCAAAGTGTGAAGGGAGCCAGCCAAGATGACCACTTTAAGTGAGGGAAGAGTATATAAGGCAGAAGAGCCAGTGCAAAGTTGCAGCAGGAGCTGACCTAGTGAGTCTGAAGAATAGCAAGGAGGCCAGTACAGTTGGAAaggagttgggggcgggggggacaagaagatgaggtcagagaggtaagCTGGGTAGTGGCAGGAGGGAACTTGCTAGATCACATACAGCCTTGCAGGATTGCAGAGCCTTTGAGAAAGTCAGCGGTCACTTGCACTGGGCTGGCTTAAAGTAAGGCCTGCTTGTATCAAAAGaatttctcttctcccctgtcTCCTATACTTCAACTTTAATGTGGATACAAATAAACTGAGATCctgttaaaattcaaattctgattTCATCATTCTGGGGCAAGGCCTGAACTtctccatttttaacaagtttccaggtgatgccaGGCTGCCAGCCTACAAGGACACATTGACAAATAAGAGGAGGGAGGGGTTGAGTTCCCAGGGGCTTTGGAACTTACTTCTCCATTAGCTGGGTGCAAGGGACTTCTTGTTCCCCGTGAGCCTGAAAAGATAACCTCAGAAGGTTTTTGTTCGTTGTCTTTTTGGTCATGGTCTCGGCACGTGCTACACTATTTCAAGGTCCTATCACTTGGCTAGTAACAACAGGGTCTAGAACTTGCTCCAGGAACAAGAGCTAAGTTGTCCGGCTTTTTCCATGCAGTGTCTAAGAAGTTTCTAGGGCCTCCTCACTGCTACTATGGAGGCTCTGATTCTTAACTTCAACTTGGGAAACGCTGCTGCACTCCCTGAATAATTAAATTCTCTGACCACATTCCTGTCTCACTCCAGTTGCAGAAGTTCTGTACAGGTCCTATACCTTCAGTGAAAGGCCAGCTGTGTAAATGAGGCCTGAGGCAGCTAGAGGATTTGGGGTAGGCCAccaagcagaagagagaataccCTGCCAATGCCTATTTTACAAGCAAGGCTGGCCTTCTTAAGAGCCAGTGCAGTAAATTGCAGGCGGAGCAGCCCTGGAAGGACTGGCCGCTTGCAAATATAAAGCACAGGGTAGGAGTCAGAAGGGCTTGGGTTTGAATTGTGCTTCTACCCCTTACTGTGTAACATCAGGAATATTCCTTGGTGTCCCAGAgccacagttttctcatctggaaaatgggaatgacaACAACGCTTCCCTCATTTGttgagataatgcacataaagcaTGCAGTGTGTAACCTGGTTCATAATGATGCTCATAAAAtactagtaattatttttataattattagtaACATCCCACCTATCAAATCGCTTTGTGGCCTGGCACTACGGTACCTACCTTTAGATTCTCTGGAGTTAAGGCACCATGGCAAATCCCTCAGCAAAggctttcaaagagaaaaacacagggaCCAATAGCAGTTTCATCTTGGCAAATGTCACACGAGGTAATAGGAGGCACTGAAGATGTTTAGTTTAGAAAGTAGATGATGGGGGGACACACGTGGTAATAGTTGTCGCCATGCTGTCTTGTATGAGAGGAATTAGACATGCTCTATGAGACCCAGCGGGTACAACTGACACCAACGGGAAGAAAGTGAAGGACGGCACACGCATCCATTAACAGACAAAGCGAGGAAGGGGTCGATGGAGGAGGGGGGCGTCCGTGAGGGTCGGCTCGTGCGCAGCTGCGGCGGCGGAGCCAATCACCGCGCGCAGCCCGTCCTCGCGCGAGGGTACAGTCGTACAGCCGTGACGTCGGCGGTTGCCATGGAGAGGCCCGCTCAGTTGCGACCGCGAGCTGGCGCCAGGGGCCGCGGGGTCGGAGCGTGGCTTTGAAGCTGCTTCCGCTACCACCATGAGCGGCCGAAGTAGGGGTAGAAAGTCCTCCCGCGCCAAAAACCGGGGCAAAGGCCGAGGCAAAGCCCGAGTTCGCGCTGCTCCTGACGACGCCCCCCGCGACCCGGACCCAACACAGTGCCAGAGGCTCGGGGAGGAAACCCAGGCGGCACAGGTGCAGGCTGGCGCGGGTTGGGGTGGCCTGGAAACCGCTGCGCCCGCGCCGCCCCGTCGGCCCGGGGAGGAGGCTGCCTGCCGGCTCCCCCTGGATTGTGGCCTCGCGCTCCGGGCCCGAGCTGCGGGGGGTCGCGGGCAGGCTGCGACCAGGCCCGGCCTGGGGAAGGCCACATCCCTCTCGGAGCGCCTAGCGACAGACACGGTCTTCGTGGGAACCGTGGGAACCGTGGGAAGGCCAAAAAATGGCCCCCGCGTTGGAAATCGGCGTGGTGCTGCTGGGAAGAAGGCCTCAGAAACCTGTAGCGCAGCGGGGAGAGTACCTCAGGCCCTAGCTGGTGGGAAGCTGAAGAAAGGGGCCACTGGGGAGAGCGTCTCCGCCCCTGTGGGAGAAGAAACGAAGGTGGAGAAGGATGCAGGGTCAGGGCCCCTGGCGACAGATGGCAGCATGGATACGCTGGAGACCGTCCAGCTGAAGCTGGAGACCATGAACGCCCAGGCGGACAGGGCCTACCTTCGGCTCTCGCGCAAGTTCGGGCAGTTGCGACTGCATCACTTAGAGCGCAGGAACCTCCTCATCCAGAGTATCCCAGGTTTCTGGGGGCAGGCTTTTCAGAACCACCCCCAGCTCTCATCCTTTCTGAACAACCAAGATAAAGAGGTTCTCAGCTACTTGAACAGCCTGGAGGTGGAAGAGCTTGGCCTCGCGAGATTGGGCTACAAAATCAAGTTCTACTTCGGGCGCAACCCCTATTTCCAAAATAAGGTGCTCATCAAGGAATACGGGTGTGGGCCTTCGGGTCAGGTGGTGTCTCGTTCTACTCCAATCCAGTGGCTCCCGGGCCATGATCTCCAGTCGTTAAGCCAGGGCAACCCAGACAACAGCCGTAGCTTCTTTGGGTGGTTTTCAAACCACAGCTCCATTGAGTCTGACAAGATTGTGGAGATCATCAACGAGGAACTGTGGCCCAATCCCCTGCAGTACTACCTTATGAGTGAAGGGGCCcgtgcagagaaaggaaaggagggcagGCAAGGTCCAGCAAGGCAGCCAGTGGAGACCCCTGAGCCTGGGGCAAACAAGTCCAACTGATCCTGCACTAGTCTCCCTACTACCTCCTGTTGGACCTGTGCCTAGCTAACCACGTGTGTTTGGCCGTCTGCCTTCTCTTCATGTTGGCCTCTGTGCACTGTATTCCCTTTGGACTTCAGTTACAAGAATATGGTATTTATGATCATGTTCTTTGGCCCCCTCGTGGCCTTGCTTTTTTCACATTAGTGTTACATGTTAAATGATCTCACCCCTACTGTTTATACGTTAAGCACACATGCTTCAAGTGTGTGCTGCCTTTGTCTACATCGCCTGGACCGTGTTCTTGGCTCTGGCCTTTCCCAGCTGTCTTTAACATGGACACTCATGAGTCATCCTCCACAAGGACCAGTGCATCCTCGAGCTCTGCTGCTCCAGGGCCAGTGACTTGCTGAGCTTTGTGTTCATGCTGGCCATGCGTGCCATCTGTGGCAAAGTCTTCTGTTGCCACTGCAGAATGAAGCTAGCACACATGGTATTGGCCATCAGCCAAAACTGATTGTTCCAAGGCCCTGGGGCCACCAGCCAAGGTTCTACCACCTACTGGGTCTCTGGCTTTGGCTAGGGGCCTATGCTGCCCTGCTGGATATGTGGAATAGCACTTGACTGCTGGGCATGGATGAGGTTAAGGGTGAGAAGCATAATGCCATGTGTTCTATACCATTATGcgtctcttcctgcctctgggtCCTTATGATGAACCTTCGTCAAGGTCAACACCGTACCCCATCACTGTCAGGCCACTGAGATTTGTCTAGGTTGCTATTGGCCCCACTTGGCTTCCCAGTCAATGAGGACCTCAAGAACTGCCTGTGGACCAAGGCCCCCTGCCAGTGCATGAGACACACACCTACCTTCCCCAGCCTTCTAGGAACCCTACTGCTTGCCAGACTGATGGGCGGGTATGTGACATGTGCTCACTGTCATCGTGCTGCGGCTCCAGGTGAGAGTGAGGACTGGACCCACATACAATCTAGGTACCTTTGTCAACTCTTCTCATCCCTTGCTAGCATATGACCAGAGTGCTATAGTGGGGTTGTGGGGAAGAGGGATTTTTGATCTATGGGCCTGTGTCTACTTTATCTCACACCTCAATACCTCCTTACTTGCCCTTCCttcacttctcttccttcttccctcccttcctttcctgtccTCCTTTCTTACTCCTctactcccttccttccttccttttttgtttcaataTTACTACAGCTCAGAAAGTGAAAACAACTGAAAAGCCAAGGTTGTCTGCATACAGCTAGTGAGAGAGCTAGGACTTgctgtgcacactcacacactggGCTGACAGAGGGCAGAGGAAACCAGAAGGCCAAGGTCTGTAGTCGGACCTTGGTCCCGACTCCTGGATGCACTCTATAATTCTGAAGTTGAAAATTCTTTTCATGGCTAACATGCTAGAATTATAAGTCCCAAGGCAGCAGTGTTGTGGACTTAGTGTTTACTCCTGTTccaacttttttgtgtgtgccccATAAAACCCAGTTGTCTcatattgtttctttctctgtggtaGCCTCTGGCCATCTGGCCCTCGTTCCCCAGCTTTCTACCCTCAACAGTCCTTTGCTGTCTTTACTTCTACCTTCAGATACCCTTAGGAGTAGGCTTTCGTCTTGGGGCATGGGGTCAGGGTGGGCGGAATCTGTTCTGGATCACCAAGGCTCATTCCCAGTGGGTGTAAAAGCTGAGCTAGGCCCTTTTTCTCCTTCACATCCCTAAGGGTGACGCATTAAGACTGTAACTCCCATTCCTTGTGGGAGACCTTGTTCTGAGttccccaggggctggggtggcctTGACTCAAAATTGTATACAGGATGTGCCAGGCAAGGCAGTGGTAGCAAAAACAGAGTAGGAATGAACCTGATGTGGAGATGGGCCTGGAGAGGCAGATAGAAACGGGTGAAGAAACCTCAGGGAGAGTATGCCTATTTCTCAGTgatggggggacagggagggacctTTTCCAGAGTGAGGAGAGGAGAGTTAAAGGGATCATGGGACAATCACAATGCCTAGATGTAGGTTTGCCCCAAGTTTTGTTCAGTCATTAACTCATCAATAGTGGATTTTATAAATCacagaaacaaacccaaaacagaaTAATGTTACTTTGgatgctttctcttttctaggTGTGGCCTTGCGTATGTGGAAGATTGATGCTATATGCTGCTTATTTTTGCCATAAGTAAAATCTTACCACTAATGGGAATATGTAGCAGAGTaggtctgcttttttttttttttttttttaatgtttttctctttattgtggacattttcagacatgcacAGAAGTGGAGAGGATGGTCCCTGGACCCTGAGTACCCATCACCTAGCTACATCAATTATGATCAACCTGGtatcttcctctccccacctaTATTGTTGATGGAAAGTCCAACACTGTGCCAATTTAAACTTGACTACTTTGGGAGATCAGGACTCTCTTTTGGTGGTGATAGTGGTGGGGTGCACTATCATGATCACATCAGGTCTGCTTTTTGCTTTGAATGTTAACTGATGAAGTTCTAGAAATGGGCCTTAGAAGTGAAACTCTTCAAGATTGACAGGGAGTACtcaaaaagagatgaaaatgtgCTCTCTTTCCCCTGCATCACAACAGGAGAGAGACTGTTGTGTTGTAAATCTTTCAAAGACTGATATAAGGTGCTTACTTGAGACCCTTCACCAGAATATCAGTCTTTTTTGCCTGTAAAAGATGGAGACTTGTGTGACTGTTAGAAATACCATCAGCTTGTCCTGGTCTCGTGATATAACTGTGGTCTTGAAAGTATAATTTGGTAATTGTTGCTGTGTTCTGTAAAAATAATCTCCCAAAAGTAATCAGTAACTGGTTGTCTTACTTGCTAATTTGACATCCTGGTAATAATGCAATTATTCCTTTGTTCCTAAGTATAAATAGTTGTAAGCCTGCATgcattatggaaaaataaaaatctgtatctctgttatattttttatttttaaaaaagaattggaagGTTAAGCTGAAGCTGGGTAGTTGAGGGGATGTGTACATTGGCCTCGAGTGATTCCTAGGTCTCAGGCCCTTGTGTGACTAGCTATATCACAATACACAAAATTCAGATTCCCAAGCCCTTAGCAGATAATGACATTCTGTGGTTCTGGGAGGAAGCCAGGGAGTTCTTGTTCTTAACAAGTTTTCCAGGTGATTGTAGTGTAAatccagtgcttctcaaattttagagTACATCTGAATTGTGTGaggaaactattaaaatatgaattctgattcagtagttcaGGGTGGAAACAGAGatgctgcatttctttttttttatttaattttttttagtgttttgttcttagagacagagcacgagcaggggaggggcagagtgagagaggtacacaaaatcggaagcaggctccaagttctgagctgtcagcacagagcctgatgcagggctcgaactcacaagctgtgagatcatgacctgagccgaagtcggacgctttactgactgagccacccacgcaccctggagatgctgcatttctaacaaaattCCAGGTGATTTCAGTGCTGGTGGTTTGTGAACTACTTTGAGTGCCTAAGGAGGTGATGTTCAAGTCCCATTCAAACGGGAGTAACAGTGTTCAGCCTTGGCTGCACACTAGAATTATCTGGGACACTTAAATATGCTGCCAGAGCTTTGTACAAATGCCAGGTAAATCAGAATGTGGGAAGGGGTTGGTCCAGATACAGGTATTTTAGAAACATCTTAGGTGATTCTTTTGTCTATCTAGAGTTGAGAACTAGGGTTACTGATGCTGTTCTAACACATCTATAAAAAGGTTAATTCTAGTAATCAAGAGAAGCATCAGCAGACAACAGAATGCCACATAGCTGCCCAGCAGAAAATAGTTGGAAAAAATTAGAAGTGGGTTGTTAAATGACAAGATAATAAAATTAGTTTACATGAGAAAGGGCTTGAATCAGTAAGTGTGCAGTGTTCAGAGCATAGTAGGTATTAagatattgaatgaatgaatgaatttaaaacagTTTA contains:
- the TSPYL5 gene encoding testis-specific Y-encoded-like protein 5; its protein translation is MSGRSRGRKSSRAKNRGKGRGKARVRAAPDDAPRDPDPTQCQRLGEETQAAQVQAGAGWGGLETAAPAPPRRPGEEAACRLPLDCGLALRARAAGGRGQAATRPGLGKATSLSERLATDTVFVGTVGTVGRPKNGPRVGNRRGAAGKKASETCSAAGRVPQALAGGKLKKGATGESVSAPVGEETKVEKDAGSGPLATDGSMDTLETVQLKLETMNAQADRAYLRLSRKFGQLRLHHLERRNLLIQSIPGFWGQAFQNHPQLSSFLNNQDKEVLSYLNSLEVEELGLARLGYKIKFYFGRNPYFQNKVLIKEYGCGPSGQVVSRSTPIQWLPGHDLQSLSQGNPDNSRSFFGWFSNHSSIESDKIVEIINEELWPNPLQYYLMSEGARAEKGKEGRQGPARQPVETPEPGANKSN